A region from the Triticum aestivum cultivar Chinese Spring chromosome 3D, IWGSC CS RefSeq v2.1, whole genome shotgun sequence genome encodes:
- the LOC123074701 gene encoding uncharacterized protein, with translation MSKRQHSLLDVDRAGKRLHRVPKKHLYPVLDDWHKGFSIHKIDVDALQDTTTDLHHGFSDPAALRLAAPVRRLHMDFTAMGSDIFITTNPCCPHTPTLVFDTETAGLTMGPRPPVQLIDMTTFTVAGGGMMYALTHRHVHEQHSFEAMSWAPMDKDDPWPSPTMRWSWKSVPSPPPFAMDDIITSYALHPDGHTIFMSTHDIRYHHLPKGTFSFDTRISEWRLHGDWALPFQGQAYYDNGLDAWVGLHKDGYICSCEVASRSSTNAVEPEWKVTKEKLFHKDPKRRLAFARPSLAYMGDGSFCLVESVLREGVEFKCAFGDRDGCVLHMSTFGLKYDRRGELQTTRHHTNSLVVSKHLQTFSPVVFWM, from the coding sequence ATGTCTAAGCGTCAGCACTCGCTCCTCGACGTCGACCGCGCCGGGAAAAGGCTGCATCGTGTGCCAAAGAAGCACCTCTACCCGGTGTTGGATGATTGGCACAAGGGCTTCAGCATCCACAAGATCGACGTCGACGCCTTGCAGGACACCACCACCGACCTGCACCATGGGTTCTCTGACCCTGCTGCTCTCCGGTTAGCCGCACCGGTACGTCGTCTTCACATGGACTTCACCGCCATGGGCAGCGACATCTTCATCACCACCAACCCATGCTGTCCACACACTCCCACCCTCGTGTTCGACACCGAGACGGCTGGGCTCACCATGGGTCCCCGCCCACCGGTTCAACTCATCGACATGACCACCTTCACCGTGGCCGGCGGCGGCATGATGTACGCGTTGACACATCGCCATGTCCACGAGCAGCACTCTTTCGAGGCCATGTCGTGGGCACCAATGGACAAGGACGATCCGTGGCCGAGCCCAACCATGAGGTGGTCCTGGAAAAGCGTGCCTTCGCCGCCACCATTCGCCATGGATGACATAATCACCTCTTACGCACTGCACCCGGACGGGCACACCATATTCATGTCCACGCACGACATACGCTATCATCATCTTCCAAAGGGCACCTTCTCCTTCGACACCAGGATTTCCGAGTGGAGGTTGCATGGGGATTGGGCTCTACCGTTCCAAGGGCAAGCCTACTACGACAACGGGCTAGACGCATGGGTCGGGCTTCACAAGGACGGGTACATCTGCTCCTGTGAAGTTGCCTCCCGCAGCAGCACAAATGCCGTGGAGCCGGAGTGGAAGGTGACCAAGGAGAAGCTGTTCCACAAGGACCCGAAGAGGCGGCTGGCATTTGCGAGGCCCAGTCTCGCGTACATGGGCGACGGCAGCTTTTGCCTTGTGGAGTCTGTGTTACGCGAGGGAGTGGAGTTTAAGTGCGCCTTTGGTGACCGTGATGGCTGTGTGCTCCACATGAGCACGTTTGGTCTTAAGTATGATCGTAGGGGAGAACTGCAAACCACGCGCCACCACACTAACTCCTTGGTAGTGTCTAAGCATCTTCAGACTTTTTCTCCTGTAGTGTTCTGGATGTAA